In Stanieria sp. NIES-3757, the DNA window ATGGAATCTAGACAGCAAAACTATTTGAGAGATGATTGACTATGTAGGAATGTACGAACATGAGACTCAAGTACAAGGAATTGAGGTTAATACGATCAAAATTCTGATGAGTAATGTAGCTTTAGCGATCGCTGCTAATCTTGATGATCTTAAGTATGAGCTACAATTCTCTTATTATTGGCTGAAATTCAATTAATTTAAAGATGTCTTTTAATCGACGTAATTTTCTCTTCGTTTTAGGTGCAACCACTGGTGCTGCTATGCTTGGTACTTTCCCAAAATTAGCGATCGCGCAATCTTCCGATGCAGCTAGTGACAAACCTTTTCAACTGCCTCCTCTTCCTTATGCTTACGATGCCCTCGAACCTTATATCGATGCAGAAACGATGAGGTTTCACCATGACAAGCATCATGCTGCCTATACAAAAAAACTCAACCAAGCAGTTAATCAATATCCAGAATTAGCTAGTCAATCTGCCGAAGACATTCTACGAAATATGGATAGTGTTCCCGAAGCAATTTTAAAAACCGTTCGTAATAACGGTGGCGGATACGTCAACCATGCAATGTTTTGGGAGATAATGAGTCCTAATGGTGGAGGAAATCCCACAGGAGCGATCGCAACAGCAATTACTAAAGCTTTTGGTAGCTTTGATGCTTTTAAAGAACAATTTAATGAGGCTGGCAGCAAGCAATTTGGTAGTGGTTGGGCTTGGTTAGTTTTGGATTCTAATAACCAATTAAAAGTAATGAGTACTGCCAATCAAGATAGTCCTTTGATGGAGGGAATGTATCCAATTATGGGTAACGATGTTTGGGAACACGCTTATTATCTCAAATATCGCAACAAACGAGATGAATATCTTACTCAATGGTGGAATGTAGTTAACTGGGAAAAAGTCAATCAACGTTACGAACAAGCGATCGCTTAATTGTCAGTTTGAAATTACAATAATTAATTTTTACTTGAGCGTCGTGATCAGCTTCGCTGGCGCATCCGCGATCGCAATTGGGCAGAATTACATCTTTGTCAAGAATGGACTAGATCTAAATCTTGAACCATCAGCTACACGCGATCGCTACACAACTCTTCTTTGCTATTGTGTTTCACCATAACCAGAAAAATTTTAATACTGACCTCTAAACATCGATCAAGTCTATTATTTCTTTGGAAATTTATATTATTTGTCAAGTAAGTTCTTCAACGATTCAATTGACAACCCCATTTCCTGACTAGTTTGCTTCAATGCTGCCTGAAAAGCACTAATATCCGTGCTGTAACCACATAACTGCGCTGCTTTTTTAATTCCAGAAGAAGCATTCGCTCTAGCACAGTCAATTAACTCCGCACCAGTGAGGGGTTCTTCTCCAGAGAGCAGTTTCTTTTTAGATTCACCCCAAAAAGCACTGAGAATACAAATTTGCTCGTCTTCCTTGTGTTTCACCGACCAGCGATAAATAGCAGATTGAGGATCGACTCCCACCTCAATTAATTTAGCCCCCATATAATATTGCATTTGGCTAAGAGTTTTCTGTTTTAGTTCTAACGGCTGATTTTTTTTGATTGTGCGGTCAAGGTGAGCTTGAGTAGGCTTAGGCATTTTTAATTTAAAACGTTTTTCTTTCTATTGATACTTTACAATGGTTATTCAAAACTGTGACATCTTGAAATTTGGATGAAAAAGATCAGAGCAATAGTTTCAGGACAAGTGCAGGGTGTAGGATTTAGGATGTCTACTCGCTCTCAAGCCAGACAAATAGGAATTGATGGATTTGTCAGAAATTTGACCAACGGCGATGTAGAAATTATTGCTAAAGGAGAAGCTGAAAAAGTAGATCGGCTTTTGGAGTGGGCTAAGTCTGGTCCTCCATCAGCGGTAGTTAACAAGCTGGAAGTAGAAGTTTTGGTTGATAATGGTGAGGAATTGAAGGGTTTTGAAATTCGTAGGTAAAAATTAATTTAGTTTGATTTGAAATAGAAAAAATAATGTAACACATTTTTTGTAGGTGCAAATGGTCATTCGCCCTGACAAAGTTTTATCTGTAGCAAACATTTAGGTATTTTATCTTAGTTTTAAACAACCAAAATTCGGGTTAATGTAAGTCAAAATCAATTTAATTAAGTCAAGATAAATTTATTTGCTCAGATTTTATGATTAATTCTTCTTCCTGCTCAACATAACCCGTGCCACCACAAAAAGAACAAGTTTCTTCTCGTTGAATTTCACCCGAACAATCTCTAATCTCAATGTATCCAAGTCCTTCACAGTGATGACAAGAGTTTTGATTGGTCATGATTTCTCTCTTCAGAAATTATTGATCGATTACAATTACTGATTTTGCCAAACAGCGATTGTCTGTTCTAAACCTTCTTCATAACTACCATTCTTTCTGTGGTAGTAGTACAAAATTTTTGTTTAAGTACCGCTAGTTAGATAATATATCACCATAACTAAGGTGAGCTCGCCCAGGCGCGAGGTGCAACGAGCGATCGCATGGAACATTTATCTATTCTTGAACAAGCTGCTAATTCATTTTTAACCAACTCAAATTTACCTGATTCTGCTGCTGTAGTTGAGGCATTATTACAAGCAGAAAATCAAGCAAGACAAAGAAAAAGTTCTGCTTCGTTTGAACAATTAATTGGTACTTGGCAATTATGTTTTATTACTGGTACGAAAAAAACTAGACAAAAGGCTGGTATTGTTTTGGGTGCTGGCAAATATATTCCCAAATTTATTAAGATTACCTTGACTTATTTTTTATCTCAAGAACAAGGTCGAGTTAATAATTGTGTTGAAGTTGGTGGTTTAAATTTCTCTCTAACAGGCCCAACAAAATTTTTGACCAAAAAAAATCTTTTAGCCTTTGATTTTACTCAAATGATTGTCAAATTATTTAATTTCAAAATTTATCAAGGTTATATCAGATCGGGTAAATCAAAAGAAGAAAACTTTGATCAAGAAAAAATTAATCAACAAGCTTTCTTTGCCTATTTTTTTATCCAAGATCGTCTAATTGCTGCTAGAGGCAGAGGTGGCGGTTTAGCTTTATGGACTAGGATTGATTAAGATAATTTAATTCAAAAAAATATCTATTACTTGGTAATCATGTCTAATTTTAATTATCCTTTGAGTAAACAAACCGAAGCAAGCGATCGCTTTTTTAATATAGAAATAAAAGACCCTTATCGTTGGTTAGAAAATCCTGATAGTGAGGAAACTAAAGCTTGGGTGGAGGCTCAAAATGAAGTTACTTTTGGTTATTTATCTCAACTAGAAATTAGAGAAAAACTGAAAGATAGAATTACTCAATTATGGAATTATGAAAAATTTGGCATTCCTTTTAAAGAAGGTGAACGTTATTTTTATTTCAAAAATGATGGCTTGCAAAATCAAAGTGTTTTATATACTTTAGAATCTTTATATGGAGAACCAAAAGTATTATTAGATCCAAATAAATTATCATCAGATGGAACAGTTGCTTTATCAAGTTTAGCAATTAGTGATGATGGCAATTTAATGGCTTATGGTTTATCAACTGCTGGTTCGGATTGGATTGAATATAAAGTAAGAGATGTGGAAACAGGAGAAGATTTAGCCGATCATCTCAAGTGGATTAAATTTTCTGGTGCATCTTGGACAAAAGATAATCAAGGCTTTTTTTATAGTCGCTATGATGAACCTAATAACAAAACCAAATTAGAAG includes these proteins:
- a CDS encoding Superoxide dismutase, with amino-acid sequence MSFNRRNFLFVLGATTGAAMLGTFPKLAIAQSSDAASDKPFQLPPLPYAYDALEPYIDAETMRFHHDKHHAAYTKKLNQAVNQYPELASQSAEDILRNMDSVPEAILKTVRNNGGGYVNHAMFWEIMSPNGGGNPTGAIATAITKAFGSFDAFKEQFNEAGSKQFGSGWAWLVLDSNNQLKVMSTANQDSPLMEGMYPIMGNDVWEHAYYLKYRNKRDEYLTQWWNVVNWEKVNQRYEQAIA
- a CDS encoding acylphosphatase, which produces MKKIRAIVSGQVQGVGFRMSTRSQARQIGIDGFVRNLTNGDVEIIAKGEAEKVDRLLEWAKSGPPSAVVNKLEVEVLVDNGEELKGFEIRR
- a CDS encoding chaperone DnaJ domain-containing protein, with translation MTNQNSCHHCEGLGYIEIRDCSGEIQREETCSFCGGTGYVEQEEELIIKSEQINLS